A region of Xylocopa sonorina isolate GNS202 chromosome 13, iyXylSono1_principal, whole genome shotgun sequence DNA encodes the following proteins:
- the Sano gene encoding CABIT domain-containing protein serrano isoform X1 — protein sequence MAATDGQIVVAAARWAEEATYLREFVSKYRLPAVIKITKGQYGGLGVPTLPAPSLQSTALLVSAGRRRKIVAQAVKIKEGRRVVGVGPRLAIPDSYAGYFEILSEEGRAVRGIESVGELCRRCPDEGALVRETVRGIACRVDDESGIVVPEGTRTLAAGETIVTAGEVSLPGRGRFLRCVDCRGESVLLGMDQRGRFSALAREDNISGVHTARALLSKRLPLTVRLVHGQPPRGLKSSSQFVPELRLLSTFEEEHVFALPLQREGAAVALPLAAPLKLVKARNEEALRSMQEFTRLVERASRLVADVADRAHVLDGRLGESKPSRQTRSGSGFLRRSSTNSDNGPLGHHRNNASHHHHHHHYHSNGHQPSSGHAGYRDENRVPPSACTEEYDEIDQIYDYVRGFAPLPKSVKSPYESPLPVAQSSSPPLTPVTVTIAPLLDDRPEPPPIETIPTKKIQAEKRTRRAVKETPQPRVEKPPLAKLYVKNSGTQRGRPLMRQKSASPLKETPPGYKGGSPLFNIRYKSLTNLQQAMELDGTLDSSHSGGRTSGDSGAGAKLPEKRSRRLSRPRSLTNLVWELRGGSGLGCARPETPPPATAAPPPPTKCGPRLAVTVVAPRRVGTLYL from the exons ATGGCCGCGACCGACGGTCAGATCGTCGTTGCGGCGGCACGCTGGGCCGAGGAAGCGACGTACCTACGCGAATTCGTCTCCAAGTACCGTCTCCCGGCGGTGATCAAGATCACGAAGGGCCAGTACGGCGGTTTGGGCGTACCAACGCTACCAGCGCCCAGCCTCCAGAGTACCGCGTTGCTGGTATCGGCTGGACGTCGACGAAAGATCGTCGCTCAGGCGGTGAAGATCAAGGAGGGTCGCAGAGTGGTCGGCGTGGGGCCGAGGCTGGCCATCCCCGACTCGTACGCTGGCTACTTCGAGATTCTGAGCGAGGAGGGCAGGGCGGTGCGCGGCATCGAGTCCGTTGGCGAGCTCTGTCGCAGATGCCCGGACGAGGGCGCGCTGGTGCGCGAGACAGTGCGCGGGATAGCTTGCAGAGTGGACGACGAATCCGGAATAGTGGTACCGGAAGGGACGAGGACCCTGGCAGCCGGCGAGACTATCGTAACAGCCGGTGAGGTCAGTTTGCCTGGCCGTGGACGATTCCTGCGCTGCGTCGACTGCCGCGGTGAGAGCGTCCTGTTGGGGATGGATCAGCGCGGACGTTTCAGCGCGCTCGCCCGCGAGGACAACATCAGCGGCGTGCACACTGCTCGCGCGTTGCTCAGCAAGCGTCTACCATTGACCGTGCGACTGGTCCACGGTCAACCGCCGAGGGGCCTCAAGTCGTCGTCCCAGTTCGTCCCGGAGCTGAGACTGCTGTCCACGTTCGAGGAGGAGCACGTGTTCGCGTTGCCGTTGCAGAGAGAAGGGGCGGCCGTCGCGTTGCCGTTGGCCGCGCCGTTGAAGCTGGTCAAGGCGCGGAACGAGGAGGCCCTCAGGTCGATGCAGGAGTTCACGAGGCTCGTCGAGCGCGCCTCGCGTCTCGTCGCGGATGTAGCCGACCGGGCGCACGTGTTGGACGGTCGACTGGGCGAGAGCAAGCCCTCCAGGCAGACCAGAAGCGGATCCGGGTTCCTCAGGCGGTCCTCGACTAACTCGGACAACGGTCCGCTCGGTCATCACCGGAACAACGCGAGCCATCACCATCACCACCATCACTATCACAGCAACGGTCACCAACCGTCCTCAGGGCACGCGGGTTACAGGGACGAGAACCGCGTGCCGCCGTCAGCCTGCACGGAGGAGTACGACGAGATCGATCAGATCTACGACTACGTCCGCGGGTTCGCGCCGCTGCCCAAGAGCGTCAAGTCGCCATACGAGAGCCCGTTGCCGGTTGCGCAGAGTTCCAGCCCGCCTCTGACGCCAGTCACGGTGACCATCGCCCCTCTGCTCGACGACAGACCGGAACCACCGCCGATAGAGACCATACCGACGAAGAAGATCCAGGCGGAGAAGAGGACGAGGCGCGCGGTGAAGGAGACCCCTCAGCCGAGGGTCGAGAAGCCGCCGTTAGCGAAACTCTACGTGAAGAACAGCGGCACGCAGAGGGGTCGCCCGCTGATGAGGCAAAAGAGCGCGTCGCCGTTGAAGGAGACGCCTCCGGGGTACAAGGGTGGCTCGCCACTGTTCAATATCAGATACAAGAGCCTGACGAACCTGCAGCAGGCCATGGAACTGGATGGGACGTTGGACTCGAGCCACTCCGGGGGTAGAACGTCGGGGGACTCTGGTGCTGGCGCTAAACTGCCGGAGAAACG ATCACGGCGTCTGAGTAGACCGCGCTCGCTGACGAATTTAGTGTGGGAGCTTCGCGGCGGAAGCGGCCTCGGCTGCGCGAGACCGGAAACACCGCCGCCCGCCACAGCAGCACCACCGCCGCCGACTAAATGCGGACCACGTCTGGCTGTCACCGTGGTGGCACCCCGGCGTGTTGGCACGCTCTACCTCTAA
- the Sano gene encoding CABIT domain-containing protein serrano isoform X2 has translation MAATDGQIVVAAARWAEEATYLREFVSKYRLPAVIKITKGQYGGLGVPTLPAPSLQSTALLVSAGRRRKIVAQAVKIKEGRRVVGVGPRLAIPDSYAGYFEILSEEGRAVRGIESVGELCRRCPDEGALVRETVRGIACRVDDESGIVVPEGTRTLAAGETIVTAGEVSLPGRGRFLRCVDCRGESVLLGMDQRGRFSALAREDNISGVHTARALLSKRLPLTVRLVHGQPPRGLKSSSQFVPELRLLSTFEEEHVFALPLQREGAAVALPLAAPLKLVKARNEEALRSMQEFTRLVERASRLVADVADRAHVLDGRLGESKPSRQTRSGSGFLRRSSTNSDNGPLGHHRNNASHHHHHHHYHSNGHQPSSGHAGYRDENRVPPSACTEEYDEIDQIYDYVRGFAPLPKSVKSPYESPLPVAQSSSPPLTPVTVTIAPLLDDRPEPPPIETIPTKKIQAEKRTRRAVKETPQPRVEKPPLAKLYVKNSGTQRGRPLMRQKSASPLKETPPGYKGGSPLFNIRYKSLTNLQQAMELDGTLDSSHSGGRTSGDSGAGAKLPEKRFEPTKG, from the coding sequence ATGGCCGCGACCGACGGTCAGATCGTCGTTGCGGCGGCACGCTGGGCCGAGGAAGCGACGTACCTACGCGAATTCGTCTCCAAGTACCGTCTCCCGGCGGTGATCAAGATCACGAAGGGCCAGTACGGCGGTTTGGGCGTACCAACGCTACCAGCGCCCAGCCTCCAGAGTACCGCGTTGCTGGTATCGGCTGGACGTCGACGAAAGATCGTCGCTCAGGCGGTGAAGATCAAGGAGGGTCGCAGAGTGGTCGGCGTGGGGCCGAGGCTGGCCATCCCCGACTCGTACGCTGGCTACTTCGAGATTCTGAGCGAGGAGGGCAGGGCGGTGCGCGGCATCGAGTCCGTTGGCGAGCTCTGTCGCAGATGCCCGGACGAGGGCGCGCTGGTGCGCGAGACAGTGCGCGGGATAGCTTGCAGAGTGGACGACGAATCCGGAATAGTGGTACCGGAAGGGACGAGGACCCTGGCAGCCGGCGAGACTATCGTAACAGCCGGTGAGGTCAGTTTGCCTGGCCGTGGACGATTCCTGCGCTGCGTCGACTGCCGCGGTGAGAGCGTCCTGTTGGGGATGGATCAGCGCGGACGTTTCAGCGCGCTCGCCCGCGAGGACAACATCAGCGGCGTGCACACTGCTCGCGCGTTGCTCAGCAAGCGTCTACCATTGACCGTGCGACTGGTCCACGGTCAACCGCCGAGGGGCCTCAAGTCGTCGTCCCAGTTCGTCCCGGAGCTGAGACTGCTGTCCACGTTCGAGGAGGAGCACGTGTTCGCGTTGCCGTTGCAGAGAGAAGGGGCGGCCGTCGCGTTGCCGTTGGCCGCGCCGTTGAAGCTGGTCAAGGCGCGGAACGAGGAGGCCCTCAGGTCGATGCAGGAGTTCACGAGGCTCGTCGAGCGCGCCTCGCGTCTCGTCGCGGATGTAGCCGACCGGGCGCACGTGTTGGACGGTCGACTGGGCGAGAGCAAGCCCTCCAGGCAGACCAGAAGCGGATCCGGGTTCCTCAGGCGGTCCTCGACTAACTCGGACAACGGTCCGCTCGGTCATCACCGGAACAACGCGAGCCATCACCATCACCACCATCACTATCACAGCAACGGTCACCAACCGTCCTCAGGGCACGCGGGTTACAGGGACGAGAACCGCGTGCCGCCGTCAGCCTGCACGGAGGAGTACGACGAGATCGATCAGATCTACGACTACGTCCGCGGGTTCGCGCCGCTGCCCAAGAGCGTCAAGTCGCCATACGAGAGCCCGTTGCCGGTTGCGCAGAGTTCCAGCCCGCCTCTGACGCCAGTCACGGTGACCATCGCCCCTCTGCTCGACGACAGACCGGAACCACCGCCGATAGAGACCATACCGACGAAGAAGATCCAGGCGGAGAAGAGGACGAGGCGCGCGGTGAAGGAGACCCCTCAGCCGAGGGTCGAGAAGCCGCCGTTAGCGAAACTCTACGTGAAGAACAGCGGCACGCAGAGGGGTCGCCCGCTGATGAGGCAAAAGAGCGCGTCGCCGTTGAAGGAGACGCCTCCGGGGTACAAGGGTGGCTCGCCACTGTTCAATATCAGATACAAGAGCCTGACGAACCTGCAGCAGGCCATGGAACTGGATGGGACGTTGGACTCGAGCCACTCCGGGGGTAGAACGTCGGGGGACTCTGGTGCTGGCGCTAAACTGCCGGAGAAACG